A window from Megalobrama amblycephala isolate DHTTF-2021 linkage group LG21, ASM1881202v1, whole genome shotgun sequence encodes these proteins:
- the zgc:194981 gene encoding uncharacterized protein zgc:194981, which produces MVYIRTLFAFIFSALIVSGDLMTLNYNSNVINVANFAMNFHNRMSSYPYAFKVVDIISDTAQLYPPARVKYMLQIQAAQTVCENQASVNLTDCALQSNAKIMNCSFTVIAVPGNDYIPKRMLSDHCA; this is translated from the exons ATGGTTTACATTCGGACCCTTTTTGCATTCATTTTCTCAGCTCTTATTGTTTCAGGGGATCTCATGACACTAAACTACAACAGTAATGTCATTAACGTGGCAAACTTTGCCATGAATTTCCACAATCGTATGAGTAGCTATCCGTACGCGTTTAAAGTGGTGGATATCATATCAGACACGGCTCAG CTGTATCCTCCTGCACGGGTTAAATACATGTTACAGATACAAGCTGCACAGACCGTCTGCGAGAATCAGGCGAGTGTGAATCTGACAGACTGTGCTTTGCAGTCTAACGCCAAG ATCATGAACTGTTCCTTCACTGTCATTGCAGTGCCAGGAAACGACTACATCCCCAAACGAATGCTGTCAGATCATTGTGCCTGA